In a genomic window of Paramicrobacterium chengjingii:
- a CDS encoding ABC transporter substrate-binding protein produces MRKRTTTALATLAAAGLLLTGCSGGGGDGSAETNENGDLVINGEIIAPAEVYEAAQSEGSIVFYTGASEQSESDVTEAFTEATGIDVEIVRLAPNKLSERVLSERAAKKLGADVIRTSGEDLVAGFADAGVFEPVELTDDISSALIPEATYDDGLYYSSYDRIYSFGYNNQVVSEEDAPKNWNDLLDSEFAGKSGIVQVGAGGSTAALTRFQLDALGQDWLEDYAANDPRIFDSSASLTDSLARGEISVGTIPVATAYSASLDGAPITIATPDEGAAAYPFYLGMSASTEKANAVTVFVNWLLSADGQKLAASMGDYPVHKDMPSPTIGDVELPAADTEFVHRASLEESLDNLESDAELWMDIFGYTG; encoded by the coding sequence ATGAGAAAGCGTACGACAACGGCGCTCGCGACCTTGGCTGCCGCAGGTCTGCTGCTCACCGGCTGCAGTGGCGGAGGCGGTGACGGATCGGCAGAGACTAACGAAAATGGTGATCTCGTCATCAACGGCGAGATCATCGCCCCCGCGGAGGTCTACGAGGCCGCGCAGTCCGAGGGCTCGATCGTGTTCTACACCGGTGCGAGCGAGCAATCAGAGAGTGATGTCACGGAGGCGTTCACCGAGGCGACCGGAATTGACGTCGAAATCGTAAGGCTCGCTCCGAACAAGCTCTCCGAGAGAGTACTCAGTGAGCGGGCGGCGAAGAAGCTCGGGGCGGATGTGATTCGCACATCCGGCGAGGATCTCGTCGCTGGCTTTGCCGATGCTGGTGTATTCGAGCCGGTCGAACTCACGGACGACATCAGTTCTGCCCTGATTCCCGAAGCGACGTACGATGACGGCCTGTACTACAGCAGCTACGACCGGATTTACAGCTTCGGCTACAACAACCAGGTGGTTTCAGAAGAGGATGCCCCGAAGAATTGGAACGATCTTCTCGATTCAGAGTTCGCAGGAAAGAGCGGGATCGTGCAGGTCGGCGCGGGTGGAAGCACAGCGGCGTTGACGAGATTCCAACTGGATGCTCTCGGGCAGGACTGGCTTGAGGATTACGCTGCAAACGACCCTCGAATCTTCGACTCGTCGGCGTCTCTGACCGATTCGCTTGCGCGCGGTGAGATCTCGGTGGGAACCATTCCGGTTGCCACGGCATACAGCGCGTCGCTTGACGGTGCCCCAATTACGATCGCGACGCCGGACGAGGGCGCGGCGGCCTATCCCTTCTACCTGGGAATGTCAGCATCGACCGAGAAGGCGAACGCCGTCACGGTCTTCGTCAACTGGTTGCTGTCTGCTGACGGTCAGAAGCTCGCGGCTTCGATGGGAGACTACCCGGTGCATAAGGACATGCCTAGCCCGACGATCGGCGATGTCGAGTTGCCGGCGGCCGACACGGAATTCGTGCATCGCGCAAGCCTTGAGGAATCACTTGACAATCTCGAGTCGGATGCCGAGCTGTGGATGGACATCTTCGGATACACGGGTTGA
- a CDS encoding ABC transporter ATP-binding protein, with protein MSHIRVSDLTLSYGDTVAVEKLGLEIAEGEALVLLGQSGCGKTSTMRCIAGLETPDTGTITVGDQTLFDSDRGIDRPSHKRNIGMVFQSYAIWPHMTVFENVAFSLQMKRTSRSEIKRKVHETLEIVGLEGFADRGASMLSGGQMQRVALARSLVMAPSVMLLDEPLSNLDARLRQRLRGDLRELQSRLGLTSIYVTHDQEEALALADRIAMMQFGRIVQIGTPNEIYSRPLSASIADFLGVTNSLPVTAVDSNTVQLVGSDQRLRVERYEHSGSLRACIRAEDIVIGETAAAATENVLVGEIVTREFQGATAAYRVRIEGGAELHILGSKHQLVEREAGSGTPVGIAAGAIQVLPLDVEGVDTAVAGDFVPESTAALGVSRS; from the coding sequence ATGAGTCATATCCGCGTCAGCGATCTCACTCTGAGCTATGGCGACACAGTCGCCGTGGAGAAGCTGGGTCTCGAGATCGCGGAAGGCGAAGCGCTCGTGCTGCTCGGGCAGTCGGGATGTGGCAAGACGAGCACGATGCGCTGTATTGCCGGCCTGGAGACGCCCGACACGGGCACGATCACCGTCGGAGATCAAACTCTATTCGACAGCGACCGCGGCATCGATCGTCCGTCCCATAAGCGGAACATCGGCATGGTGTTCCAGTCATATGCGATCTGGCCGCACATGACCGTGTTCGAGAACGTCGCGTTCTCGCTTCAGATGAAACGAACGTCGAGATCAGAGATCAAGCGGAAAGTGCACGAGACTCTCGAGATCGTTGGGTTGGAGGGCTTTGCTGACCGTGGGGCAAGCATGCTCTCTGGCGGTCAGATGCAGCGAGTCGCCCTGGCACGAAGTCTCGTCATGGCGCCGTCGGTGATGCTCCTTGACGAGCCGTTGTCGAACCTCGATGCACGACTCAGACAGCGTCTGAGAGGTGATCTTCGTGAGCTTCAGTCTCGATTGGGGCTGACGTCGATCTATGTCACGCACGACCAGGAAGAGGCTCTGGCTCTCGCCGATCGCATAGCAATGATGCAGTTCGGAAGAATCGTGCAAATCGGCACGCCGAATGAGATCTATTCGCGACCGCTTAGCGCATCTATCGCTGATTTTCTCGGTGTGACGAATAGCCTTCCCGTCACGGCAGTGGACTCGAACACGGTGCAACTCGTTGGCTCCGATCAGCGACTGAGAGTCGAGCGCTACGAGCACTCGGGTTCTTTGCGCGCCTGCATCAGAGCCGAAGACATCGTGATCGGTGAGACCGCGGCCGCCGCTACGGAGAACGTCCTCGTTGGAGAAATCGTCACGCGCGAGTTTCAAGGGGCGACCGCCGCATACCGCGTGCGCATCGAGGGCGGCGCTGAGTTGCACATTTTGGGGAGCAAACACCAGCTCGTCGAGCGAGAAGCGGGCAGCGGAACCCCCGTGGGCATCGCTGCGGGTGCCATCCAGGTTCTGCCTCTCGACGTGGAGGGCGTCGATACTGCGGTGGCCGGGGACTTCGTTCCAGAGAGCACCGCTGCGTTGGGAGTGTCGCGCTCGTGA
- a CDS encoding ABC transporter permease: MTAEQTEISRGARAAGRARSSARRVTVPVILYGVLAVLILLPIALVVISAFSTSTPRPGNIDLVNLTLKNFATLLGPGVRGAAVNSLIVGVGSSLLALAVGAFLAFVAARTNAPARRFLYFVGLVPMFLPSYVGALAWSLLAGPNAGLLNILARDLGVPAIADIFNITGLIFVLGIYYAPYAFLLIHSSLSLMNPDLEEAARVHGSSPRTVLRKITFPLSLPAILGAAILIFTLTVENFPVAQIVGNAGRVDTLPTYIYRLMNAAPARGNEAAAVAIALVVIVLIVTAIQRRIVSKRTYTTVSGKGLRLTPVNLGWFRIPALVIGCVYFVLSTVLPMLALLFVTIHESPYVNTVLGAFSSDALGLGAFIEALSNDVVLRATVNSVVVAIAAALIGTLLSFIVSYLVNRTTLPGRNGLGYISMLPLAVPSIVLGLGLLWTWLMLPLPVYGTLLVLIIAFIAAQMPQGYQGASSSILQIHRDLEDSAVMHGAGRIRAIWKVTVPLLRVPLTSTFLLLLMLSMRELTVPLFLFTTDTRLISIVIFDDFENGILQRSAATSLLYCVVIFVLAYIARRFGADPRNTR, translated from the coding sequence GTGACTGCTGAGCAGACAGAGATCTCGCGCGGCGCACGCGCGGCCGGGCGCGCGCGGTCGAGCGCCCGACGCGTGACCGTTCCCGTGATCCTCTATGGTGTCCTCGCAGTACTGATCCTCCTGCCCATCGCTCTCGTCGTTATCTCCGCGTTCAGCACATCGACGCCGAGGCCGGGCAACATTGACCTCGTCAATCTCACACTCAAGAACTTCGCGACGCTGCTTGGCCCCGGTGTACGCGGTGCCGCGGTCAATTCGTTGATCGTCGGCGTCGGCTCTTCGCTGCTCGCGCTTGCCGTCGGAGCATTCCTGGCGTTCGTCGCTGCACGCACGAACGCTCCGGCCCGTCGGTTCCTCTACTTCGTCGGACTTGTTCCGATGTTCTTGCCGTCATACGTCGGGGCGCTGGCCTGGTCGCTGCTTGCCGGCCCGAACGCAGGGCTACTCAACATCCTGGCGCGCGATCTCGGGGTTCCGGCCATCGCCGATATCTTCAACATCACGGGCCTCATCTTCGTACTCGGCATCTATTACGCGCCCTATGCGTTCCTCCTCATTCACTCATCGTTGAGTCTGATGAACCCCGACCTCGAGGAGGCGGCACGGGTACACGGATCGTCACCGAGAACCGTGTTGCGAAAAATCACGTTTCCGCTTTCCCTTCCGGCAATCCTGGGGGCGGCAATCCTGATTTTTACGCTCACGGTGGAGAACTTCCCCGTGGCCCAGATCGTCGGCAACGCGGGGCGCGTCGATACTCTTCCGACCTACATCTACCGCCTCATGAACGCGGCTCCCGCACGCGGCAACGAGGCAGCCGCTGTCGCAATCGCGCTTGTCGTCATCGTGCTGATCGTCACAGCGATCCAGCGCAGAATCGTATCGAAGCGCACCTACACGACGGTCTCGGGAAAGGGTCTGAGGTTGACGCCTGTCAATCTGGGCTGGTTTCGTATTCCAGCTCTTGTGATCGGCTGCGTGTACTTCGTGCTCTCCACAGTTCTGCCGATGCTGGCGCTCCTTTTTGTCACGATTCACGAGTCGCCATACGTCAATACGGTTCTCGGTGCATTCAGCTCCGACGCGCTCGGGTTGGGAGCCTTTATCGAGGCCCTCAGCAATGATGTTGTTTTGAGAGCAACAGTCAATTCGGTCGTCGTCGCCATTGCCGCGGCTTTGATCGGAACGCTCCTGTCGTTCATCGTTTCCTATCTCGTGAACCGCACGACGCTTCCGGGGCGCAACGGGCTGGGGTACATCAGCATGCTGCCGCTGGCGGTGCCGTCGATTGTTCTTGGTCTTGGCCTGCTTTGGACCTGGCTGATGTTGCCGCTTCCTGTATACGGCACTCTGCTCGTGCTCATCATCGCGTTCATCGCAGCTCAGATGCCGCAGGGCTATCAAGGGGCGAGCTCATCGATTCTGCAGATCCATCGAGACCTCGAAGACAGTGCTGTGATGCATGGTGCCGGTCGTATACGTGCGATCTGGAAGGTGACTGTTCCGCTCTTGCGCGTCCCTCTTACCTCGACGTTTCTGCTTCTGCTCATGCTGTCGATGCGTGAGCTCACCGTGCCGTTGTTCCTCTTTACGACGGACACGCGGCTCATCTCAATCGTGATCTTCGACGACTTTGAGAACGGGATCTTGCAGCGCAGCGCGGCTACCAGCCTGCTCTATTGCGTTGTGATCTTCGTGCTTGCCTACATCGCTCGCCGATTCGGCGCCGACCCACGTAACACCAGATAG
- a CDS encoding NAD(P)-dependent oxidoreductase, which translates to MTTVAIIGLGEAGGLYARGMRDAGFTVAGFDPYTRLDAEGIAQASTVEGAVSDATLVVSLVGARAALNVGADAIAAMAPGAVFADFNTGSPDLKSTMSEVAQKHQILFADVAVLAPVPRGGVLTPLMASGDGADRFAQVMKQTGAPVESIGGAAGDAAGRKLLRSVFMKGLAAVILESDTAAESAGQREWLRDQIAAEFSGDPHALIERLITGSREHADRRTHETEDAAAYLDSLGAPNWSTKAAHAWLSQLRDESRSGAGSSPASRHGKDTSHA; encoded by the coding sequence ATGACCACCGTCGCGATCATCGGGCTGGGCGAAGCTGGCGGGCTGTACGCCCGAGGCATGAGGGATGCCGGCTTCACCGTTGCGGGTTTCGACCCATATACGCGTCTTGACGCGGAAGGAATCGCTCAGGCGTCGACCGTGGAGGGCGCAGTATCCGATGCCACGCTCGTCGTGAGTCTTGTCGGCGCGCGTGCGGCGCTCAACGTGGGCGCGGATGCCATCGCCGCGATGGCTCCCGGGGCAGTGTTTGCCGATTTCAATACCGGTTCACCTGACCTCAAATCGACGATGTCGGAGGTTGCGCAGAAGCATCAGATCCTCTTCGCCGATGTCGCGGTGCTCGCCCCAGTGCCACGCGGCGGGGTTCTCACTCCGCTTATGGCGAGCGGCGACGGGGCGGACCGCTTTGCCCAAGTCATGAAGCAGACGGGGGCGCCGGTCGAGTCGATTGGCGGTGCGGCAGGAGATGCCGCTGGCCGAAAACTCCTCCGCAGCGTCTTCATGAAGGGCCTCGCCGCCGTCATTCTCGAAAGCGACACTGCGGCAGAGAGCGCCGGCCAGCGGGAATGGCTGCGCGATCAGATCGCCGCCGAATTCAGCGGTGATCCGCACGCACTCATCGAACGCCTCATCACAGGTTCGCGTGAACATGCCGATCGGCGCACTCACGAAACTGAGGATGCCGCTGCATACCTCGACTCCCTTGGTGCGCCGAACTGGTCCACCAAGGCCGCTCACGCGTGGCTATCGCAGCTGCGCGATGAATCACGATCAGGAGCCGGGTCATCGCCCGCCTCGAGACATGGAAAGGACACCTCCCACGCATGA
- a CDS encoding PIG-L deacetylase family protein: protein MSTRRMLVVGAHSADFVWRAAGAIAKHTESGGEARVISLSYGERGESGELWKIPGQTEENVKKHRHAEATEAAAAVGATFESLDLGDYPLNVDQTGVDRLADLMRDYAPHIVLTHVDKDPFNPDHPVAFTVVAKARLLTAGAVVEAGFRTAPPSEFLVFEPHQPDLCGFVPSVFVDITSVFDKKKQAMSAMKAQSYLQQYYAERAEHRGNHARKVTGNKEIRQAEAFQRIVPNVVESL, encoded by the coding sequence ATGAGCACACGGAGAATGCTGGTTGTCGGAGCTCACAGTGCCGATTTCGTCTGGCGCGCGGCTGGCGCGATCGCAAAGCACACAGAAAGCGGGGGAGAAGCACGCGTCATCTCGCTCTCGTACGGTGAACGCGGAGAATCGGGAGAGCTCTGGAAGATTCCAGGGCAGACGGAAGAGAACGTCAAGAAGCATCGTCACGCCGAGGCGACTGAAGCAGCGGCGGCGGTCGGAGCAACCTTCGAGTCTCTTGATCTCGGCGACTACCCACTGAACGTCGACCAGACGGGGGTCGATCGACTCGCAGACCTGATGCGCGACTATGCGCCTCATATCGTTCTCACGCACGTGGACAAGGATCCATTCAACCCTGACCACCCCGTCGCGTTTACGGTCGTCGCCAAGGCGAGGCTCCTCACGGCAGGGGCCGTGGTGGAGGCTGGGTTCCGCACGGCTCCGCCGAGTGAGTTTCTTGTCTTCGAGCCACATCAACCTGACCTCTGCGGATTTGTGCCATCGGTCTTCGTCGACATCACGAGCGTCTTCGACAAGAAGAAGCAGGCGATGTCGGCGATGAAGGCGCAGTCGTACCTTCAGCAGTACTATGCCGAACGCGCCGAGCACCGCGGGAATCATGCGCGCAAGGTGACGGGCAACAAAGAGATACGTCAGGCGGAAGCGTTCCAGCGCATCGTTCCCAACGTCGTGGAGTCGCTATGA